A stretch of the Actinotalea sp. JY-7876 genome encodes the following:
- a CDS encoding FAD-binding and (Fe-S)-binding domain-containing protein produces MTTTPDAPAASTADVLHELRAALGRAGRSAVDDSTRRRAEYSTDASNYRVVPQVVVFPRDVDDLVAVADVARRTGTPLTVRGGGTSVAGNAVGTGIVVDTSRHLTAIGEIDPHARTAVVQPGVVMSSLQAAARPHGLRFGPDPSTQNRATLGGMIGNNACGPHAVAYGRTADNVVSLDVVDGRGRRFTAGRGAGALDAVPGLADLVTTNLGTVRTELGRFGRQVSGYSLEHLLPEHGTDLAKMLVGTEGTLVTVLGATVSLVPVADAAVLVVLGYPDMPSAADAVPALLAHSPLAVEGLDARLVDVVRRHRGEAHVPALPPGAGWLMVEMGGATREEALERARAMAADAGTSAARVIPPGAEASAMWQIRADGAGLAGRTPDGAQAWPGWEDAAVPPERLGAYLREFDALMAAHGVEGLPYGHFGDGCIHVRLGIPLERSVDVPGFRAFMTEAAHLVAAHGGSLSGEHGDGRARSELLPLIYSERAIGLFGAVKELFDPADVLNPGVLVDPRPLDADLRRPHALPIARSGGFAFPHDGGDLTTAVHRCVGVGKCRADSGASGGFMCPSYLATRDEKDSTRGRARVLQEMANGTLVTHGARSAEVHEVLDLCLSCKACSSDCPAGVDMAQYKAEVLHRTYRRRLRPRTHYALGWLPRWSRLVDRLGLAGVANAVLGVRPLARLVLRVGGMDARRSIPAFAPTSFRRWWSGQAGAVHPTDGVGEATVGAASSLGSTDPARRVVLWTDSFSDGFDPDVPRAMVRVLRDAGYEVIVPEQDACCGLTWISTGQLDGARARLSDLLGVLGPYAVNGIPIVGVEPSCTAVLRSDLLDLLPDDPRAVAVAHATRTLAELLTAPAPLGPDGWEPPSLEGVTVVAQPHCHHHSVMGYDADRALLRAAGAEVTTLAGCCGLAGNFGMEHGHYEVSVAVAEHALLPALRDAAPGTVLLADGFSCRTQAQDLAGASMRHLAQLLSDRIDARERAQG; encoded by the coding sequence GTGACCACGACCCCGGACGCGCCCGCCGCCTCGACCGCGGACGTGCTGCACGAGCTGCGCGCCGCGCTCGGCCGCGCGGGCCGGAGCGCCGTCGACGACTCGACGCGCCGCCGCGCGGAGTACAGCACCGACGCCTCGAACTACCGCGTCGTGCCGCAGGTCGTCGTCTTCCCGCGGGACGTCGACGACCTGGTCGCCGTCGCCGATGTCGCGCGCCGCACGGGCACGCCGCTGACGGTGCGCGGCGGCGGCACCTCGGTGGCCGGCAACGCGGTCGGCACGGGGATCGTCGTCGACACGTCGCGCCACCTCACGGCGATCGGCGAGATCGACCCGCACGCGCGCACCGCGGTCGTGCAGCCGGGCGTCGTGATGAGCAGCCTGCAGGCGGCGGCCAGGCCGCACGGGCTGCGCTTCGGCCCGGACCCCTCCACGCAGAACCGGGCGACCCTCGGCGGCATGATCGGCAACAACGCGTGCGGCCCGCACGCCGTCGCCTACGGGCGGACGGCGGACAACGTCGTGAGCCTGGACGTCGTCGACGGGCGCGGGCGCCGCTTCACCGCCGGCCGGGGGGCGGGGGCGCTCGACGCCGTGCCCGGCCTCGCGGACCTCGTGACGACGAACCTCGGCACCGTGCGCACGGAGCTCGGGCGCTTCGGCCGGCAGGTGTCCGGCTACTCGCTCGAGCACCTGCTCCCCGAGCACGGCACGGACCTCGCGAAGATGCTCGTCGGCACCGAGGGCACCCTCGTCACGGTGCTCGGTGCCACCGTGAGCCTGGTCCCCGTCGCGGACGCCGCGGTGCTGGTCGTGCTCGGCTACCCGGACATGCCGTCGGCGGCCGACGCCGTGCCCGCCCTGCTCGCGCACTCGCCGCTCGCGGTCGAGGGACTCGACGCGCGCCTGGTCGACGTCGTCCGCCGCCACCGCGGCGAGGCGCACGTGCCCGCGCTCCCGCCGGGCGCCGGCTGGCTCATGGTCGAGATGGGCGGCGCCACGCGCGAGGAGGCGCTCGAGCGCGCCCGTGCGATGGCCGCGGACGCCGGCACGAGCGCCGCGCGCGTCATCCCGCCGGGCGCGGAGGCGTCGGCGATGTGGCAGATCCGCGCCGACGGCGCCGGGCTGGCCGGCCGCACGCCCGACGGCGCCCAGGCGTGGCCGGGGTGGGAGGACGCGGCGGTCCCGCCCGAGCGGCTCGGTGCCTACCTGCGCGAGTTCGACGCGCTCATGGCCGCCCACGGCGTCGAGGGCCTGCCGTACGGGCACTTCGGCGACGGCTGCATCCACGTGCGGCTCGGCATCCCGCTCGAGCGGTCGGTCGACGTCCCGGGCTTCCGCGCCTTCATGACCGAGGCGGCTCACCTCGTCGCCGCGCACGGCGGCTCGCTGTCCGGCGAGCACGGGGACGGGCGTGCCCGCTCCGAGCTGCTGCCGCTGATCTACTCCGAGCGTGCGATCGGGCTGTTCGGCGCGGTCAAGGAGCTGTTCGACCCGGCGGACGTGCTCAACCCGGGCGTCCTGGTCGACCCGCGCCCGCTCGACGCGGACCTGCGCCGCCCGCACGCGCTGCCGATCGCGCGCTCCGGCGGCTTCGCCTTCCCCCACGACGGCGGCGACCTGACGACGGCCGTCCACCGCTGCGTCGGCGTCGGCAAGTGCCGGGCCGACTCCGGGGCGTCGGGCGGCTTCATGTGCCCCTCCTACCTCGCGACGCGCGACGAGAAGGACTCGACCCGCGGCCGGGCGCGCGTGCTGCAGGAGATGGCCAACGGGACGCTGGTGACGCACGGCGCCCGCTCCGCCGAGGTCCACGAGGTGCTGGACCTGTGCCTGAGCTGCAAGGCGTGCTCGAGCGACTGCCCGGCCGGGGTCGACATGGCCCAGTACAAGGCCGAGGTGCTGCACCGGACGTACCGCCGCCGGCTGCGGCCCCGCACCCACTACGCGCTCGGCTGGCTGCCGCGCTGGAGCCGGCTCGTCGACCGACTGGGGCTCGCGGGCGTCGCGAACGCCGTCCTCGGTGTGCGCCCGCTCGCGCGTCTCGTCCTGCGCGTCGGCGGCATGGACGCGCGCCGCTCGATCCCGGCGTTCGCGCCCACGTCGTTCCGCCGCTGGTGGTCCGGGCAGGCCGGCGCCGTGCACCCCACCGACGGTGTGGGCGAGGCGACGGTGGGCGCGGCGTCGAGCCTCGGCTCCACGGACCCGGCGCGCCGCGTCGTGCTGTGGACCGACTCCTTCAGCGACGGCTTCGACCCCGACGTGCCCCGCGCGATGGTCCGGGTGCTGCGGGACGCCGGCTACGAGGTGATCGTCCCGGAGCAGGACGCGTGCTGCGGGCTGACCTGGATCAGCACGGGCCAGCTCGACGGCGCCCGGGCACGGCTCTCCGACCTGCTGGGCGTGCTCGGACCGTACGCCGTCAACGGCATCCCGATCGTGGGGGTCGAGCCGTCCTGCACCGCCGTGCTGCGTTCCGACCTGCTCGACCTGCTGCCGGACGACCCGCGCGCCGTCGCCGTCGCCCACGCCACGCGCACGCTCGCCGAGCTGCTCACCGCCCCGGCCCCGCTGGGCCCCGACGGGTGGGAGCCGCCGAGCCTGGAGGGCGTCACCGTCGTCGCGCAGCCGCACTGCCACCACCACTCGGTCATGGGGTACGACGCCGACCGGGCGCTGCTCCGCGCGGCCGGCGCGGAGGTGACCACGCTCGCGGGGTGCTGCGGTCTCGCCGGGAACTTCGGCATGGAGCACGGGCACTACGAGGTCTCGGTCGCCGTCGCCGAGCACGCCCTGCTGCCGGCGCTGCGCGACGCGGCCCCCGGCACGGTGCTGCTGGCCGACGGGTTCTCCTGCCGGACCCAGGCACAGGACCTCGCCGGAGCGTCGATGAGGCACCTCGCCCAGCTGCTCTCCGACCGGATCGACGCCCGCGAGCGCGCCCAGGGGTGA